In Nostoc sp. UHCC 0926, a single genomic region encodes these proteins:
- a CDS encoding peptidoglycan-binding domain-containing protein, producing MKLQNFLGTDTKWNFEAIANDADLTRQIQILLIGLYLLEPPADGKFGPVTVAAIKKFQELKKTGESDFIGAVTAKELIETKPEELPKPPLKLSNSIPSRIVKYLLSKNYQVFSGPKEYNIVYVEGINEDWSLNSDTPNQFNDRRIVIELVEGVPKIVNHWQATTEPGSHYTYNPMNSLGAARIKFGQYKAWAVGFHGNADRHEALVQVAPITVYRDFDKNFQRTGDKLDTGLFLVNQHWGYDAPANDIKNASAGCLVGRRREGHKEFMAIIKQDRRYVANKDYLFYTTVIPGDDLVKTFPG from the coding sequence ATGAAACTACAAAATTTCTTAGGAACAGATACTAAATGGAACTTTGAGGCGATCGCTAATGACGCAGACTTGACTCGTCAGATTCAGATATTGCTAATCGGCTTATACTTGCTAGAACCTCCAGCCGATGGGAAGTTTGGCCCTGTTACAGTGGCGGCCATCAAAAAATTTCAAGAACTAAAAAAGACTGGAGAGAGTGACTTTATCGGAGCAGTAACAGCCAAAGAACTGATTGAAACCAAACCAGAGGAATTACCTAAACCCCCCTTAAAACTAAGCAATAGCATTCCTAGTAGAATTGTGAAATACTTGCTATCCAAAAATTACCAGGTATTCAGTGGGCCTAAAGAATACAACATTGTTTATGTAGAAGGTATAAATGAAGACTGGAGTCTCAACAGTGATACACCCAATCAATTTAATGATCGGCGGATTGTCATTGAACTAGTAGAAGGTGTTCCTAAAATTGTGAATCACTGGCAAGCTACTACAGAACCAGGTAGCCATTATACTTATAACCCCATGAATTCTCTAGGAGCGGCCAGAATTAAGTTTGGGCAATACAAAGCTTGGGCTGTAGGATTCCACGGTAATGCAGACCGTCACGAAGCATTAGTGCAAGTTGCACCCATCACTGTTTACCGAGATTTCGACAAAAATTTCCAAAGGACTGGCGACAAACTTGATACAGGTCTTTTCTTAGTAAATCAACACTGGGGCTATGATGCTCCTGCAAATGATATCAAGAATGCCAGTGCAGGTTGTTTAGTAGGACGTAGGCGCGAGGGACATAAAGAGTTCATGGCGATAATTAAACAAGACCGTCGCTATGTAGCTAATAAGGACTATCTTTTTTATACTACAGTCATTCCTGGGGATGATTTAGTGAAGACGTTTCCAGGATGA
- a CDS encoding toll/interleukin-1 receptor domain-containing protein, which translates to MSNAVKVFFSYSHKDEVLRDELATHLSMMKRQGVIEAWHDREISAGSEWANAIDDNLNLADIILLLVSANFLASDYCYDKEMTRAMERHEHKEARVIPIILKPTDWNSAPFGKLQALPKNAKPVTTWQDQDEAFLNVAQGIRRVVEDIAKSKPSSTASGNTTPATSSPPKTSGSLTDRQRRRLEQERDSLQQQYDLASTKLSRLRQAYSIETDVSTKLKLEVQIQQTQTEQNMLEQQLEEIEQQLL; encoded by the coding sequence ATGTCTAATGCGGTTAAAGTATTTTTTTCCTACTCCCACAAAGATGAAGTGTTGCGAGACGAATTGGCAACTCATCTTAGTATGATGAAACGTCAGGGAGTTATTGAAGCTTGGCATGACCGCGAAATCAGTGCCGGTAGTGAATGGGCAAATGCGATCGATGATAATCTTAATCTAGCAGATATCATTCTGCTGCTGGTGAGTGCTAACTTTCTGGCTTCAGATTATTGCTATGACAAAGAAATGACACGGGCAATGGAGCGACATGAACACAAAGAAGCTCGTGTAATTCCCATTATTCTTAAGCCGACAGACTGGAATAGTGCGCCTTTTGGTAAACTGCAAGCACTCCCTAAAAATGCCAAACCTGTCACAACTTGGCAAGACCAAGATGAGGCTTTTTTAAATGTCGCTCAAGGGATTCGCAGAGTAGTTGAAGATATTGCTAAATCAAAACCCTCCTCAACTGCTTCTGGAAATACTACACCTGCGACTTCCAGCCCTCCTAAAACGAGTGGGAGTTTAACTGATCGCCAGCGTCGCCGATTAGAACAAGAACGGGATTCACTGCAACAACAGTATGACCTAGCTAGCACAAAATTAAGTCGGCTGCGCCAAGCTTACTCCATTGAAACTGATGTATCTACAAAGCTGAAGCTAGAAGTGCAAATTCAGCAAACCCAAACAGAACAGAATATGTTAGAACAGCAGCTTGAAGAAATAGAGCAACAGCTTTTATAG
- a CDS encoding NAD+ synthase, producing the protein MKIAIAQINPTIGDLLLNAQTILEAAQRAASSGVRLLLTPELSLCGYPPRDLLLNPSFVEAMGITLQNLAQDLPPNLAVLVGIVEQNLKASITGSKTLFNSMALLENGKVKQVFHKRLLPTYDVFDERRYFEPGLQANYFTLDNIHIGVTICEDLWNDEEFWGKRSYAVNPIADLAILGVDLIVNLSASPYTVGKQQFRETMLRYSAVRFQQPIIYANQVGGNDDLIFDGRSFALNRLGEIMCRTRGFDTDLVVVEFDEAQRDLQLGSVAPAYESEDEEIWQALVLGVRDYARKCRFSKVVLGLSGGIDSAIVAAIATAALGKENVLGVLMPSPYSSEHSISDAVALAENLGIKTNLLPIGELMQGFDQTLDDLFAGTEFGLAEENIQSRIRGNLLMAIANKFGYLLLSTGNKSEMAVGYCTLYGDMNGGLAVIADVPKTRVYSLCQWLNRNNEIIPQNVLTKPPSAELKPGQVDQDSLPPYEILDDILQRLIHNHQSAAQIVTAGHDPVIVDRVIQMVARAEFKRRQAPPGLKITDRAFGTGWRMPIASNWVGVKNAYQTKTIATPTLVCRDGQDAHPRIK; encoded by the coding sequence ATGAAGATTGCGATCGCTCAAATTAATCCGACAATTGGTGATTTGCTTTTGAATGCCCAAACAATCCTGGAAGCGGCACAACGAGCAGCATCTAGCGGTGTGCGTTTGTTGTTGACACCAGAACTTTCTTTGTGTGGCTATCCACCAAGGGATTTATTGCTAAATCCTAGTTTTGTGGAAGCGATGGGCATCACTTTGCAAAACTTGGCCCAGGATTTACCACCAAATTTAGCTGTATTGGTAGGAATTGTTGAACAGAACCTAAAAGCGTCTATTACTGGTAGTAAAACTTTATTTAACAGCATGGCTTTGTTAGAGAATGGCAAGGTCAAGCAAGTTTTTCACAAGCGACTTTTGCCTACTTACGATGTATTTGACGAACGTCGCTATTTTGAACCAGGCTTACAAGCTAATTATTTCACTCTTGATAATATCCATATTGGCGTAACTATTTGCGAAGATTTATGGAACGATGAAGAATTTTGGGGTAAACGGAGTTATGCAGTAAATCCAATTGCTGACTTAGCAATTCTGGGTGTAGATTTGATTGTAAATTTATCTGCTTCCCCCTACACTGTCGGCAAGCAGCAGTTTCGTGAAACAATGCTTAGGTATAGTGCAGTCCGTTTTCAACAACCGATTATTTATGCTAATCAGGTTGGGGGAAATGATGATCTAATTTTTGATGGGCGCAGTTTTGCCTTGAATCGTCTAGGTGAAATTATGTGTCGCACCCGTGGCTTTGACACTGATTTAGTGGTAGTCGAATTTGACGAGGCGCAACGGGATTTGCAGTTGGGTTCTGTAGCACCTGCATATGAATCGGAAGATGAAGAAATTTGGCAAGCTTTGGTTTTGGGAGTGCGAGATTATGCTCGCAAGTGTCGCTTTTCTAAAGTAGTGTTGGGTTTAAGTGGCGGGATTGACTCTGCAATAGTAGCAGCGATCGCAACTGCTGCACTTGGTAAAGAAAATGTCCTTGGTGTTCTCATGCCTTCCCCTTATAGTTCCGAGCATTCCATTAGTGATGCTGTGGCATTAGCCGAAAATTTGGGGATTAAGACTAATCTTTTACCAATTGGGGAGTTAATGCAAGGCTTTGATCAAACATTAGACGATTTGTTTGCAGGGACTGAGTTTGGACTGGCAGAAGAGAATATCCAGTCCCGAATTCGGGGTAATTTATTAATGGCGATCGCTAACAAATTTGGCTATCTCCTCCTATCTACCGGTAACAAGTCAGAAATGGCAGTTGGTTACTGTACCCTCTACGGCGATATGAATGGCGGGTTAGCAGTAATTGCAGATGTTCCTAAAACCCGTGTTTATTCACTTTGCCAATGGTTAAATCGCAATAATGAAATCATCCCGCAAAACGTCTTGACTAAACCACCCAGCGCTGAACTTAAACCAGGTCAAGTGGATCAAGACTCTCTACCGCCCTACGAAATTTTGGACGATATTTTGCAACGTCTGATTCACAACCACCAATCAGCAGCGCAAATTGTTACAGCAGGTCACGATCCGGTGATTGTAGACCGAGTAATCCAAATGGTGGCGCGGGCTGAATTTAAACGGCGACAAGCACCTCCCGGTTTGAAAATCACTGATCGCGCTTTTGGAACTGGTTGGCGAATGCCAATTGCTAGTAACTGGGTTGGTGTCAAAAATGCTTACCAGACTAAAACCATAGCTACACCTACCTTAGTCTGTCGGGATGGACAAGATGCCCATCCGCGAATCAAGTAA
- a CDS encoding NUDIX hydrolase, with protein MPGRSQKKIPTPLNQQPLADFKVGVDNVIFSVDTAQNRLLVLLVMRQQEPFLNHWSLPGTLVRRGESLEDAAYRIMAEKIKVNNLYLEQLYTFGGPNRDPREATDSYGVRYLSVSYFALVRFEEAELIAERMTGIAWYPVKQVPQLAFDHNEILAYGHGRLRNKLEYSPVAFEVLPEMFTLNDLYQLYATVLGDNFSDYSNFRARLLKLGFLCDTGIKVSRGAGRPASLYKFDAEAFAPLKDKPLVFI; from the coding sequence ATGCCAGGACGTTCCCAAAAAAAGATACCAACTCCGTTAAACCAACAACCTTTGGCCGATTTCAAGGTTGGTGTTGATAATGTAATTTTTTCTGTAGATACTGCACAAAATCGGCTGTTAGTTTTACTAGTAATGCGACAGCAGGAACCATTTTTAAATCATTGGAGTCTTCCCGGTACTTTAGTGCGTCGAGGAGAGTCTTTAGAAGATGCCGCCTATCGCATTATGGCGGAGAAAATTAAGGTAAACAATCTCTACTTAGAACAACTGTATACATTTGGAGGGCCAAATCGCGATCCACGGGAAGCAACCGATAGTTATGGTGTGCGTTATCTATCAGTTAGTTACTTTGCCCTAGTGCGATTTGAGGAAGCCGAATTGATTGCCGAGCGCATGACTGGCATAGCTTGGTATCCAGTAAAACAAGTGCCGCAATTAGCTTTTGACCATAATGAAATTCTGGCCTATGGGCATGGGCGGTTGCGTAATAAATTAGAGTATAGCCCGGTGGCTTTTGAAGTCTTGCCAGAAATGTTCACCTTGAATGATTTATATCAGTTATACGCCACAGTTTTAGGTGACAACTTTTCCGATTATTCTAATTTTCGGGCGCGTCTACTCAAATTAGGTTTTTTATGCGATACCGGAATTAAGGTATCACGAGGTGCTGGTCGTCCAGCTAGTTTGTATAAGTTTGACGCCGAAGCTTTTGCTCCCTTAAAAGATAAGCCTCTGGTGTTTATTTAA
- a CDS encoding nicotinate-nucleotide adenylyltransferase, producing the protein MRIALFGTSADPPTAGHEEILSWLSERYDWVAVWAADNPFKSHQTPLEHRAAMLQLLIANIDVPRDNIALEQELSSFRTLETVEKAKVTWGEDAELTLVIGSDLLSQLPLWYRVEDLLQEVQLLIVPRPGYAIDESSSEVVQKLGGKIAIASLTGLDVSSTAYREHGDSKALTAPVVAYINREHLYECQDVPKKRYQLR; encoded by the coding sequence ATGAGAATTGCTTTGTTTGGAACGAGTGCCGATCCACCAACTGCTGGACATGAAGAAATTCTGAGTTGGTTGTCTGAGCGTTATGATTGGGTAGCGGTTTGGGCAGCGGATAATCCATTCAAGTCCCATCAAACACCCTTAGAACATCGGGCAGCAATGCTGCAATTGTTGATTGCGAATATAGACGTGCCACGGGACAATATTGCTTTGGAACAAGAATTGAGTAGCTTCAGAACACTCGAAACAGTGGAAAAAGCGAAGGTTACTTGGGGTGAGGACGCTGAATTGACGTTGGTAATTGGTTCAGATTTACTCAGTCAGCTACCACTTTGGTATCGCGTTGAAGATTTGTTACAGGAAGTGCAACTACTGATCGTGCCGCGACCGGGATATGCAATAGATGAGTCTAGTTCAGAGGTAGTGCAAAAGCTGGGAGGGAAAATTGCGATCGCTAGTCTGACCGGTCTAGATGTTTCCTCAACAGCGTACCGCGAACATGGAGATTCTAAAGCCCTCACAGCCCCTGTAGTTGCCTATATTAATCGAGAGCATTTGTACGAATGCCAGGACGTTCCCAAAAAAAGATACCAACTCCGTTAA